In the Lentimicrobium sp. L6 genome, GACCTTACAAATATTAACTTTTCTGCAATATCAAAGCAATAAGAAAAAGTCTACGAGTTTAATCATAGTCCCCACCACCCTACTCTTCAATTGGGAAAACGAAATACAAAAGTTCGCCCCCCAATTAGAAGCTACCTATTACTATGGAACAAACAGAAACAAAGACACAGCTCATTTCAAAGATTTCGACCTTGTTTTCACCACTTATGGAATTCTATTACGCGACATTGAAAGCCTGAGCCAATTTAAGTTCAACTATGTAGTGCTAGATGAATCACAAGCCATCAAAAACCCTGCTTCCAGAAGATATAAAGCAGCCAATCTGATCAATGCCCGAAATAGGATAGCACTCACCGGAACACCTATAGAAAATGGTACCTTCGATTTATTTGCTCAGATGAATTTTGTAAACAAAGGATTCTTTGGAAGTCCTGCAAATTTTAAAGATAATTATTCCAATCCTATTGATAAAGAAGCAAACGAACTGATTGCTGGAGAATTACACAGAATAACTCATCCATTTATACTCAGAAGAACAAAAGAGAAAGTGGCGCAAGAACTACCGGATAAAACTGAAGATATAATCTATTGTGAAATGGAAGCCGGACAGAGAAAAGTCTATGATGCTTACCGAAATGAGTTTAAAAACCAATTACTCCATAAAATTGAAGATGAAGGCATCAATAAATCGAAAATGATGGTTTTAGAAGCCTTAACTCGCCTGCGCCAAATATGTGACTCTCCTTCTCTACTTAATTCTAACGATATAATAGAAACCCAATCCATAAAAATCAAAGAAATCATCCGTCATATCACCAACAAAACGGGGGATCACAAGATTTTAATATTCTCGCAATTTGTAAAAATGCTGGCTCTTATAAAAGATGAATTGGATAAAATTAATATCGATTATGAATATCTCGATGGGAAAAGCAGTGTAAAGCAAAGGGAAAATTCGGTGAATAATTTTCAAGACAATAACGATTTAAGGGTATTCCTCATCAGTTTAAAAGCAGGAGGAACAGGACTTAATCTTACTGCAGCAGATTACGTATACATTATAGATCCTTGGTGGAATCCCGCTGTCGAAAATCAAGCCATCGACCGTTGTTACCGTATTGGCCAAGACAAAAAAGTATTCGCTTATCGTATGATTTGTAAAAACACTGTGGAAGAAAAAATCATCAACCTACAGAATAAAAAGAAGAAAATAGCTGGCGATATTATACAAACTGATGAAAACATCATGAAGACTTTAGATACTAAAGATATTCAGGAATTGTTTTCTTAGGCTACATTGTTTGTGGTTTGTGGTTTGTGGTTTGTGACTGAACTGCTCACTGTTAACTTTTAACTATTGATTATTAACTAAAACCTCATGAAACAAAGAGTGAACTCTACCAAGTAATTCATCTTTCTCATCAAACTGAACATTACCAATGGAACGAATGGGAAGAACTCCTGGGGAGGTCCCGCAAATAAATGCGGCTTGATATTTTGATAATTCTCTATAATCTATGGAATCGAAAACAATAGGGATTGCATGTTTTTCACAAATCTCTAATACCTTCAATCTGGTGATTCCTCCCAAAACCAAATGGTCTGGAGCGGTGTATAGTTTATGATCCTTAATGAAAAAGAGATTGGAGCGACTACCCTCGGTGATTTGGTTTTTCTTGTTGACTAATATGGACTCAAAAACCTCCTCCAACTTTATCTGCTCGTTGGCTTTTTTTCTTAGACTGGCCTGATTTACTTTTAAGCTGGGATTTTCTCTTTCTTCGAATAATAAACTACAACAGACTCCTCTATTATAATCTTCCTTGGATGGATAATGACTCTCTATGGGAAATACAGCCCTTTTATCTTCTTGAATGATGATTTTTATATTGATGTCCCCTAAAGCATTTTCTTTTATTAGTAGTTCTATCTCACGCTCCAATAATGACGTATTTAGAGGAGGGTAATTTAAAGCATAACAGCTTTTCACCAATCGTTGGATATGATGATGGAGAAATATGGCTTTTGAGTTGATCAGCCTGATGACTTCATAGGCATATTTAGTAGGAAATATAGATTCTATTTCTTGAGCTGATAGACTAGTTATTTCACCAATTAAAACTCCTATATTTCTCATAACACCTGATATTTTTGGGAATAGCAAATATAAGCTTTAAAATAAGATCGTTTTACTCAATAATTAAGATGGGATCTAAAAAGTCTAGGAACTAAAAGTATCAATTTCAATTTTTATCAGAACAATCCAACCCGAAAAACCATCATATCATTCAAATATTTTTTTGTCTAAAATAGAATCCGAAAAAACTAGAGAACATTTGACAGTTCTTTAACATTCACAGAGGCCTCCAGAAATAAAAAAATGTATCTTTGTTCGCTAAATAACAGCCATTGAAAACACTAGAAAACATACTGAATCAGAGCACTTTCACTAAGGAAGACCTGGTATATTTATTGGGCTTAAAAGGCGAAGAAAGAAGTCTTTTAAGAAAGAAGTCTGCTGAAATTAAAAATGAGACTGTCGGGAATAAAGTCTATTTCAGAGGGTTGATAGAATATTCCAATAAATGTAAAAAAGACTGTTATTATTGTGGTGTTCGTGCTTCAAATTCTCATCCCTCCCGATATCAATTGGAGGATGCCGAAGTATTAGAAGCCGCCAAATTTGCCCACGATAATAAATTTGCTTCTTTGGTGATACAGTCGGGGGAGAGAAGCGATAAAGCATTTATTGCCAAGATTGAATACCTACTTCAGGAAATTATGAAAATGTCCAATAATGAATTGGGAATTACTCTTTCTTGTGGTGAGCAAAGCCTAGAAACTTATAAAAGATGGAAAGCCGCTGGAGCCAGAAGATATTTACTTCGTATAGAAACCAGTAATAGAGAACACTATTCCAAATTACACCCCAATGATAGCCTCCATGATTTTGATGAAAGAATAGCGGCATTGAAAAGACTCAGACAAGTAGGATATCAAGTAGGAACGGGAGTAATGATCGGACTCCCCTTTCAAACCCTAGAAGACCTAGCCAATGATTTGCTTTTCTTTAAAGAACTGGATATCGATATGGCTGGAATGGGTCCATTTATAGAGCATAAAGAAACCCCACTATACCCTCATCGCAATGAATTAATGACTTTGCAGCAACGTTTCGACCTCTCCTTAAATATGGTAGCTTTGCTTCGTATTATGATGAAAGACATTAATATTGCAGCCACTACCGCCATGCAAGCCATTGACCCACAAGGGCGTGAAAAAGCTTTATTCATTGGTTCAAATGTGATTATGCCCAATCTCACTCCAGTGAAATACCGTGAAGATTATCTTCTCTATCAAGACAAACCTTGTATTGATGAGGAGGCCGATGAATGTCAGAACTGCTTAGAAGCCAGAATTCATGTGGCTGGTGGCGATATTGGTTATAATGAATGGGGCGATAGCTTGCATTTTGCAAAAAGAACAAAAGGAGAATAATTGGGTATAAAAGAATAGAGCATTAGAAATACATAGGTTTTAATTCAAATAACATTCGTCATTATAAAAAATATGGACGGAAGTTAGAAGTTAGAAGACAGAAGAAAAAACTCAACAGGATGAAAAATTACGCTTTAATTTTAGCCGGTGGTTCTGGGAATAGAATGCAAGAAGAAACCCCTAAAGCATTTCTTGAAATCAATCAGAAATATTTAATTGAATATTCCATCCTTAAATTCTCTGAACACCCTCAAATTGACAAGATTATATTGGTGGTTCCAAAAGATTATTTAAAAATAACGGAGGAGCTTGTTAAAAATAAAAAATATCAAAAAGTAAGTGCAGTAAAACAAGGTGGAACGAGTAGGTTTGAGAGTAGTAGAATAGCAGTTAACACAGTAGAGGAAGACCAATCCAAAGTACTTATTCACGATGCTGCCAGACCTTTCATTACTCACAAAATCATTAGCCAATGCCTAGAATCATTAGAACAATTTGATGCTCTGAATCTATTGAGTCCAATTAGCGACACGCTCATCCAACTCCAAGACAATCAGATCATAGGAAATGTAGACAGAGCCCTTTACAGACAAGCTCAAACGCCACAATCCTTTCAGCTAAATACCATTAAAAAAACACATGAAGCCGCTCTTTCCGATGATATTGAAACCATTACCGATGATTTTAATTTAGTGTTGAAATACCAAACAGGGACTTGCTCTTGGGTGGAAGGAAATAGAATGAACTTCAAAATCACTTATCCTGAAGACTTGGAGCTGGCTCGTTTACTACTTCACTAAACCTTCCTTTAAAAATTTGATAACTTAGCCTCCCCTATCACTTTTATTAAATCGATATATTTGTACTCCTATTAACCACATGAACAATGAATCCCAACCATCAAAAAGATATTATTTCTCGCTCTCATCAACGAAGTAAGGCATTTGGAGTAGAAAAGGAAAGAGTCTATTCTAAAAAGATATTACCTCATCATCAACTGCAGAGGATTCTAGAAAATTCAAATAGTCTCTTACAGCTTTCCATGCCTTTTATCGAGAATATTTATAAGATTCTAGCCCAATCTGGATTTATCATTGTCTTGACTGATCATGAAGGCTGTATTCTTTACATCAAAGGAGAAGAAGAAACCGTAAAAGCCGCCCATGAAATCAATATGATACAAGGCGCCTATATGGATGAGAAAAGCATAGGAACCAATGCTATGGGAACAGCCATAAGTGAAGATATGGCGGTTCAGATTACAGCCAAAGAGCATTTTGTTTCTGCCTACCATAAATGGACTTGTTCAGCCGCTCCCATACATAATTGCAAAGGAGAGATTATTGGAACACTGAACCTTACTGCTGATAAAGTTCATGTGCATCCACATACTTTGGGTTTGGTTATTTCTGCGGTTCAAGCTATAGAGCATCATTTGAAAAATATAGATATCCAGAAACAATTAGTGAATTCTCAAAACTATGCTTTTGCATTAATGAACCACCTTTCTTTTGGTGTGTTTGCCATAGATGAAGAGGATAATATCCTTTGGGCAAATGATACTGCTTGTAGGATTATCAATATCAAAAGAAGTTTAATTATTCACAAACCCTTTATTGAATTATTAAAAAAATGGAATGTGATCAAACATAGCCTCCTCCAAGGGAAGCAATATTTTGATCAAGAAGAACAATTTAATTTGCCAGACATTCAAGACCGCTTCTTCTTCAATTGTTATAAAATGAAGTCGGAAGCTCATGATAGACCCGGATTCTTAGTCACCTTTCATGCCATCAATCGCTTTATCCAATTAGCAAATAAAGTGAGTGGATTAAAAGCTAAATATAGTTTCGATGATATCATCTGCAAAAGTCAGAAGATGAAGGAAATTGTAGAATACGCAAAAGTAGTTTCTAATAATCCTTCTACCATTTTAATCACTGGGGAAAGTGGTACTGGAAAAGAAGTCTTTGCACAAAGCATACATCAAGCAAGCGAGAGAAGAGAATCAAATTTTGTGGCCATCAATTGCGGAGCCATCCCCTCCGAATTAATAGAAAGCGAACTCTATGGTTATGAGGATGGTGCTTTTACTGGCGCAAAAAAAGGTGGAAAGCAAGGCAAGTTTGAGTTGGCAAATGGAGGAACCATCTTTCTAGATGAAATTGGCGAAATGCCTATGGACATGCAAGTTAAACTACTCAGGACCATACAAGAAGGCTATATCGTAAAAGTGGGCGGTAATCAACCTATCGATATCAATACGCGAATTATCGCTGCCACCAATAAGGATTTGAAAGTAGAAATTGATAAGGGGAACTTTAGACTAGACTTATTTTATCGACTCAATGTGATAGAAATAAATATTCCTTCACTGAAAGATAGAAGAGATGATATTATTCCTCTTACGCGCTATTTCTTGCAGTTAAAAGCGCAAAAACTGGCCAAAAGTTTACCCCAAATTCCAGACAGCACTTATGAGGAAATGCTGAATTATCAATGGCCTGGAAATATTCGAGAATTGGAGAATTTTGTGGAAAAGGCTGTTATTCTAAATGGCCAAGTGGGTATCGAGAAACGAATAGAAAACAATACCTCAGGTCCACTTACTCCTTCAATCCCCCATTCTACAAGAATAAAAACGCTTCAAGAAGTAGAAAAAGATAGTATTAAAGCGGCCATCAATCAATTGGATGGTAATATGACACAAGTAGCTAAAGCTTTAAATATTGGACGAAATACTTTGTATATGAAGATGAAGAAGTATCAGATTTCTCAGGATTAGTTTGATAGCTATTTCATCCGCGGATTGCACTGATTAACGCGGATTATAAATTCATTTTTAGATATAAGAACAATAGCATCCTAATAATTATTATAGATTCCTCGCTTCGCATCGGAATGACCAATTTATTGTCAACGAAATAGGAAGAAGGGCTTTGCTTTTGTCATTGAAAAAAGCAAAGCCCTTCTTCCATCCTAAAATAGTATACACACTGTATTTCTGAACACAATGCAATGAAGTGAAGAATCTTTTGTAAAATGAAACATGTATCAGATAGTATGGAGTAAGAAAAAAGTCATAATATCCTCACACCTCACTGTTCTATTATATGACACCGTTCTATATTATGACAGTATTTCGAGTTGCAATTGTAATTATTCAGTACATCTCAATTTTCTACAATATCAAACAATCCCCATATCACTCTGAATATCTATCACTTATATTTCGTGGCACGAGTCTTGAAAAAGGAAGCTTGAAAACATTTAAAAAACAAGCTATATGAATAGGTTCACCTTACCAAGAGATATTTACTACGGAAAAGGATCTCTAGAAGTACTAAAAACAATTAAAGGAAAAAAAGCAAGCATCGTAATTGGAGGAGCCTCTATCAAGAGATTCGGATATTTACAGAAACTTGAAGACTATCTAGCAGAAGCCGGAATAGAAACTCAGTTGATCGAGGGAGTGGAGTGCGATCCATCAGTGGAAACAGTGATGAAAGGTGCCAAAATGATGCAAGAATTCCAGCCTGATTGGATTGTTTCTATTGGAGGGGGCTCTCCTATTGATGCCGCAAAAGCCATGTGGGTTTTCTATGAACATCCAGAAGCCGATTTCAAAGAAATTGCCAAGCCTTTCAATATTCCTGAACTTAGAAATAAAGCCAAGTTCATTGCCATCCCAACTACCAGTGGAACTGCAACAGAAGTAACTGCTTTCTCAGTTATCACAGATTATTCAGAAGGAATTAAATATCCTTTAGCTGATTTCGAAATCACTCCAGATATCGCTATCCTTTGCCCTGAAATTGCCTATCATATGCCAAAGCAATTAACAGCTTTTACTGGAATTGATGCTTTAACTCATGCCACTGAAGCTTATGTAGCTTCTAATGCCTCTGACTTTTCAGATCCTTTGGCTCTAAAATCTATTA is a window encoding:
- a CDS encoding aminotransferase class IV, whose translation is MRNIGVLIGEITSLSAQEIESIFPTKYAYEVIRLINSKAIFLHHHIQRLVKSCYALNYPPLNTSLLEREIELLIKENALGDINIKIIIQEDKRAVFPIESHYPSKEDYNRGVCCSLLFEERENPSLKVNQASLRKKANEQIKLEEVFESILVNKKNQITEGSRSNLFFIKDHKLYTAPDHLVLGGITRLKVLEICEKHAIPIVFDSIDYRELSKYQAAFICGTSPGVLPIRSIGNVQFDEKDELLGRVHSLFHEVLVNNQ
- the hydE gene encoding [FeFe] hydrogenase H-cluster radical SAM maturase HydE translates to MKTLENILNQSTFTKEDLVYLLGLKGEERSLLRKKSAEIKNETVGNKVYFRGLIEYSNKCKKDCYYCGVRASNSHPSRYQLEDAEVLEAAKFAHDNKFASLVIQSGERSDKAFIAKIEYLLQEIMKMSNNELGITLSCGEQSLETYKRWKAAGARRYLLRIETSNREHYSKLHPNDSLHDFDERIAALKRLRQVGYQVGTGVMIGLPFQTLEDLANDLLFFKELDIDMAGMGPFIEHKETPLYPHRNELMTLQQRFDLSLNMVALLRIMMKDINIAATTAMQAIDPQGREKALFIGSNVIMPNLTPVKYREDYLLYQDKPCIDEEADECQNCLEARIHVAGGDIGYNEWGDSLHFAKRTKGE
- the ispD gene encoding 2-C-methyl-D-erythritol 4-phosphate cytidylyltransferase — protein: MKNYALILAGGSGNRMQEETPKAFLEINQKYLIEYSILKFSEHPQIDKIILVVPKDYLKITEELVKNKKYQKVSAVKQGGTSRFESSRIAVNTVEEDQSKVLIHDAARPFITHKIISQCLESLEQFDALNLLSPISDTLIQLQDNQIIGNVDRALYRQAQTPQSFQLNTIKKTHEAALSDDIETITDDFNLVLKYQTGTCSWVEGNRMNFKITYPEDLELARLLLH
- a CDS encoding sigma-54-dependent Fis family transcriptional regulator, which gives rise to MNPNHQKDIISRSHQRSKAFGVEKERVYSKKILPHHQLQRILENSNSLLQLSMPFIENIYKILAQSGFIIVLTDHEGCILYIKGEEETVKAAHEINMIQGAYMDEKSIGTNAMGTAISEDMAVQITAKEHFVSAYHKWTCSAAPIHNCKGEIIGTLNLTADKVHVHPHTLGLVISAVQAIEHHLKNIDIQKQLVNSQNYAFALMNHLSFGVFAIDEEDNILWANDTACRIINIKRSLIIHKPFIELLKKWNVIKHSLLQGKQYFDQEEQFNLPDIQDRFFFNCYKMKSEAHDRPGFLVTFHAINRFIQLANKVSGLKAKYSFDDIICKSQKMKEIVEYAKVVSNNPSTILITGESGTGKEVFAQSIHQASERRESNFVAINCGAIPSELIESELYGYEDGAFTGAKKGGKQGKFELANGGTIFLDEIGEMPMDMQVKLLRTIQEGYIVKVGGNQPIDINTRIIAATNKDLKVEIDKGNFRLDLFYRLNVIEINIPSLKDRRDDIIPLTRYFLQLKAQKLAKSLPQIPDSTYEEMLNYQWPGNIRELENFVEKAVILNGQVGIEKRIENNTSGPLTPSIPHSTRIKTLQEVEKDSIKAAINQLDGNMTQVAKALNIGRNTLYMKMKKYQISQD
- a CDS encoding iron-containing alcohol dehydrogenase produces the protein MNRFTLPRDIYYGKGSLEVLKTIKGKKASIVIGGASIKRFGYLQKLEDYLAEAGIETQLIEGVECDPSVETVMKGAKMMQEFQPDWIVSIGGGSPIDAAKAMWVFYEHPEADFKEIAKPFNIPELRNKAKFIAIPTTSGTATEVTAFSVITDYSEGIKYPLADFEITPDIAILCPEIAYHMPKQLTAFTGIDALTHATEAYVASNASDFSDPLALKSIKMIFDNLMDSYNGKEEARDKMHTAQCLAGMAFSNALLGICHSMAHKSGAIFHVPHGCANAIYLPYVLEYNRTSVEAKYAEIARFIGLKGNTDKELVDEYILQIQKMNEQLEIPKTLKEFGVEEKDFTDNLERISENAVLDACTGCNPKETTKEDFMKLYSSAFYGEVKF